The Candidatus Omnitrophota bacterium nucleotide sequence CATTCACCCGGTTTATTGACCAGATCATTTATATTCATTTTTTACCTTCTTCGCGTTCGTACTTTTTGATCTCGTCCCTCAGCTGTGCGGCTTCCTCAAACTCCTCAAGTTCTATTGCGCGTTTTAAACGCCGCTTTAATTGCTCAACATCGACCTTTCTGCTTTTCGTAAGTTTGCCTTTCTTGCCGGGGGCCTTCCCCAGATGGATCTCCGAGCCGTGGATCCTCTTTAATAAAGGCGCCAAATATGTCTTGAATGTTTCATAGCATTGGCCGCAGCCTAATCTTCCTATCTTTTTAAAATCAGTGTAGGTCATACCGCAGGAAGAACATTTGACTTTTTTATCTTTCATCGTCTCTACGGGAGTGTCTAAATTGGCGAGGCCCGCCAATAGATCGGCAAGGCCGAAATGTTCCTCCATCTCCGCGCCTTTCTTTTTGGCGCATTCCTCGCAAAGATGAAGTTTAGTCATCTGTTCATTTATAATCTCTGTAAGATGGACTGTCGCTTCATTCTTGCCGCAGATATCACAAAGCATTATATATCTTCTCCTCTAGGTTACTCTTCCTGTTTTCTATTCTTCATCTCAATCGCTAACTTGTCTATCTCTTTGACCTGTTCGGAAAGCTTATCTATATCTACGCTCTCACCTTTAAGGCCGGTATGCAGCTGCGCTATCTTCATTCTAACCTGGTCTATGAGGCGCATATCCTGATACATCCTGTCTTTTAGCGCGTGGACCATATGATTAAAGGCATCCGCCAGTCCGCGCAATTGGTCTCTTTTTCTTATCTGAACCGTATCTATATGGTTTTCCACTCCTATTAAATTCATGTTTTTGGCTATGCGGTACATCGGACCCGCCACTTTGTGAGAGCTGTAAATGCCCAGGCCAAAAAGTAAAAGCGACACTAGGACTATAGTTATGGGAATGCCTATCAAAAACTGGTTCTGTATTGAGTCTATATAGGCCTTCGGCAGCGCATCTTCGCCTACTATCTGATGAAATAGGTCCAGGTGCACTTTGTTTATGTACCACAAGGATAATCCGAAAACCAATATTACCAAACCTACGCAAACAATAAGCAGCCAGCTGTAAGAAAGCTGTATTTCCTTATTGATAAGATACTTCCGGCGCGCGTGGATCTTTGGCTTCATTTTGCGTCCCTCCTTTTAAGGTTTATGCTGCTACTTTCAATATTTCGTTCCGTCTTTTTTGGTCAGCTTACGAAATTCGTCCATAAGTTTTGCCGTCACCTTGCCCGGCGCTCCGCTGCCGATGACCCTATTGTCGATCTTGATGACGGGTATTATTTCGGCTGCGGTCCCGGTAAGGAAGCATTCTTCGGCATTAAATAAACTGTGCCTTGTCATCACCTTTTCGGAGAACCTCATCGACTTTGCCTGCGCTATACCTATGACAGCATCTCTGGTTACTCCTTCCAGCGCGCCCAGATAAGTCGGAGGCGTGAGAAGCTCTCCGTTTTTTACTATGAAGATATTGTCACCTGTGCATTCCAAAACATACCCATCCGAGTTCAGCATGATCGCCTCTTCAAAACCCGCATTGGCCGCCTCTATCTTTGCGAGGATGTTATTCAGGTAATTGAGAGACTTGACCTTTGGATTGAGAGCCTCCGGTATATTCCGCCTCGTCGGTACGGTTATTATCTCGAGCCCGTTTTTGTAATATTTATCAGGGTAGAGAACTATATTATCCGTAATAACGACGACAGTCGGCCTTTTACATTTTCTCGGGTCGAGCCCAAGGTCGCCTGGGCCACGGGTTACGATAAGCCTTATATATGCGTTATCCATATGATTCTTTTTCAGCGTGGCTATAACCGCATCCTGCATTTCCTTCTTCGAAAGCGGGATATCAAGCATAATGGTCTTGGCTGAGGCGTATAATCTGTTTATGTGTTCATCCAGTTTAAATACTCGGCGATTATACGATCTTATCCCCTCAAAGACGCCGTCCCCGTAAAGAAGCCCGTGGTCAAAGACCGATATCTTAGCATCTTCTTTTTCATAAAATTTTCCGTCTATGTAGACTTTAAGGCCCATCGTGCCCTCCTGGAGGTTTATTAGTGAAATATTATACCATATTTTCAGACCAACAGCCCATCTTTTATTCCAAGGCACCTGTCCGCGCTGGCGGCAAAGCCTGCCTCGTGCGTAACCACAGCCAATGTCAGGCCGTTCTCTTTGCTTATGCCGAATAAGAGCTCATATATAGCCCGGCTATTTTTTGAATCGAGATTCCCCGTGGGCTCATCGCAAAATAAGACCTTCGGCGAATTTATAAGCGAGCGCGCTATCGCCACGCGCTGCTGCTCTCCGCCCGACATCTCTCCGGGCCTGTGATTAAGCCGCATGGAAAGGCCTACCTTGGCCAAAAGTTCCTCTGCCTTTTTCTTTGCGGCCACTCTCACGCACTTCGGGTGCATCAATGCCGGCAGCATTACATTTTCGGCCGCTGTAAATTCCGGAAGTAAATGGTAAAACTGAAAAATAAAACCTATTTTCTCATTACGTATGACAGCGCGTTTTTTATCGGACAATCTATATATATTTTCTCCGCCTAATATGACCTCGCCCTTATCCGGTTTTTCAAAACCGGCGAGGATATTGAGAAGCGTGGACTTGCCGGTGCCCGAAGGGCCTGTTATAAAAAGGCTTTCGCCGTTTTTTATAAATATATCTGCGCCTTTTACGGCATCTATCCTGTTTTTGCCGTTATAAAAGCTCTTCCGCAGGTCTTTGGCGCGAACCATAAGGTCATTCATACCTAAGCGCCTCAACCACCTCAAGCCGCGCGGCCTGCAATGACGGATAAACCGTCGCGGCGAGGCTTAAAAGAATCGCGGCTACGGCTATCATCGCCGGCTCATGCCAATTTATGCTCACGGGAAGCGCATCTATATAATAAACATCGCTAGGCAGTTTTATCAGCTTGTATGCTTTTTGAAGCCAGACTATTAAAAGCCCTGCCGCCGAGCCTAAAATAGTACCTATCAATCCCACCAGAAAACCTTCTATCCTGAATACCGACATGACATCAGCGTTTGAGGCGCCTATCGCTTTTAGTATGCCGATGTCTTTTGTTTTTTCCATCACCCTCATAATCAGCATGCTTGCGATATTGAAGCAAGCCACCAAAACTATAAGGGCAAGGAGCGCAAACATGACTATCTTTTCCAAGAGAAGGGCGCCGAATAAATTTTTGTTCAGATCCATCCAATTGCGCACGAAATAGGGATAACGCAGCTTTGACGCGATCTCTTTTTTTACCGCATCCGCCTTAAGCACATCTTTTATTCTGACGGTCACAGCGGTCACCGCGCTTTTTGTATCGAATAATTTTTGAGCGGCGGCCAGATTTACAAAGGCATTATTCACATCAAAACTATATAAACCCGTATTAAAAATACCGGCGACTTCAAAAGACTGCGGCTTGCCTGATACAGCGGATACCAAAGAGACTTCGTCGCCCGGCTTAAGCCCCATTTCTCTTGCGAGTTCATTTCCTATCAAAATGCCGCCCGCGCCTAAGACCGGAGCAGGGCCTTCTACGTATTTTTTTATATTTGTAACGCGCTGTTCGGTATCTTCATCAATACCGTTCAATATGGCGCCTGTAAAGTTATCGCCGTATTTTAAAAGGACCTGGCCTGCGACAAAAGCGGATGAACCTGTCACTTCTTTAGTTTCGGAGAGGACCTTTTTAACCGCCGGATCCGAAGGATTTATACCACCTTCCTTTTCGATAAATATGTGCGGTGTCGTTCCTATGATCCTCTCTTTAAGTTCACTATTAAACCCGCTCATTACAGCTATAACGATTATGAGCGCAGCCACGCCGACTGCCACCCCTAAAACAGATATAAGGCTTATCACCGAGATAAAACTCTCTCTGCTGCGCGTATTAAAATATCTTAGCGCGACGAAAAAGTGCCAGTTCATGTCTCCTTCCTAAGCTGCGGAAATAGTATCACATCCCTGATCGAAGGGGAATCCGTAAGCAGCATGACAAGCCGGTCTATCCCTATGCCAAGTCCGCCGGCCGGAGGCATGCCGTACTCCAGCGCCCTTATGAAATCCTCGTCTATCTCGCCATCTTCCCGCTGCTCTACAAAACGCTCCTTCTGCTCTATCGGGTTATTCAATTCCGAATAAGCGTTAGCGATTTCCATACCGCCCATAAAAAGTTCGAACCTGTCGGTAAGAAGCGGGCTGTCTTTTTTCACTTTGGCGAGCGGGCAGAGGTCTTTAAACATATCCACTACGAATACCGGATGATCCGCCTTGGGTGTAAGAAGGTCGGCGATGATATTAGCGACCTGCGTCCTTCCGATATTTTTGCCTTCTATCTCTATGCCTTTTGCCTTCAGTTTCTTTATCCAAAGTTTCTCGTCATCGTCAGGATTTATGTCGTAGGACGTCTTCATTATCTCGGAAAAAGAGACCTTCTCCCATTTAGTAAGGTCTATCGTCTTGCCTTGATATTCTATTTTATCTTTTCCTAAAACTTTTTTTGCCGTCTCGGTTACGAGCTCCCTGGTCAATTCCATAGTCCCCTCGCAATCGCTATACGCGGTATAGACCTCGAGCATCGTAAATTCGGGATTGTGCCTTATGGATATGCCCTCATTTCTGAAACTCTTGTTTATTTCGTAGACCTTTTCAAAGCCGCCTACGAGAAGCCTTTTAAGGTAAAGCTCCGGCGCTATCCTGAGGTAAAGATCCATATCAAGCGCCTCGTGATGCGTCTTAAAGGGTTTACCGCTCGCCCCTCCCGCCATAGGCTGCATCATGGGCGTCTCGACCTCCAGATAACCTTTTAAATCCAGGATAGAACGTATGCTCTTTATTATCTCCGAGCGCGTACTAAATATCTTCCTTACGCCGGGATTGGCTATGAGATCAAGGTACCTCTGCCTATATCTTGTTTCTACGTCCTTAAGGCCGTGCCACTTCTCCGGAAGAGGCCTCAGGCTCTTTGAAAGGACCGTAAAATCCTCGACCTTTATGGTTGGTTCGTTCGTCCTGGTCTTAAATAGCTCCCCTCTAGCGCCGATTATATCTCCGATATCAAGCATAGAATCTATAATATCGAATTTGTCAATACCGAGCGTATCACTGTTAAAATATAGCTGTATCTTATCTGTCTCGTCTCGAATATCGCAAAATATGCTCTTGCCGTGTTTGCGCTTAGCCATGAGCCTGCCGGCGATGGTAGCCTTTTCGCCTATTTTAAAATCGGCTAAAATACCTTTTACGCGCGAAGAAGCGCTGAATTTTCCGCCAAAAGGGTCTATCCCCCTTGCAATCAATGAGTCCAGTTTCGCATACCTATCTTTAATGATACCAGACATTTCCGTTTCCCTCGCTTAATTAGTGTTATTAGCACATAGTATATATTACACAGCTAATTATGTCAATGGCTTAGCCGCCATATTGACATTTCGCGGCTTAGAATAATATTAATCCCGTAAGTGCAGCTCTACATAGCAGGCGAGAAGTTCGCGGATCTTGGCGGGCGGGAGTACGTTGAAGTAGTTGTCAATAACGGCGTGGCCTATTTCATGGGAAAGTATAGATTCGGAGAGATCATCCATCGAAATATATATCGTATTGAATTTATAGATATAAAATGCCTTATGGTCTGCTTCTTCTTCAAAAATGCCCTTATAAGCATCCTTCAAGTCCTCTGCGTTCTTATATATCCTTATATTGACCTTGAAACCCTGCGGATACATATCCAAAACTTTTCGGACCTTCCTTGTCAATATATCTATTTTGTTAGCCAGTTGCTCGCCAGTGGATATGCCCTTCTTGAGCATTATCTCTTTTTCTACCGGATCATATCTGGCAAAGTCTACGTCTATCTTGCGTACGACACTCTTCAGGTCCACATCGCCCGCAACATATATAGTTGCGTACGAAGCGCTGATGACAGCGCCGTCTTCTCCGGCGGTAATCTCTTCGGAAAACGCAAGGCCGGAAACAGCCAGAATAATCAGAAACGTAAAATATATTGCGGGTATTCTTTTCATTCTAGCCCAATTTAAACTTTTCTATTCTTTCCGTAACGTCGCGGCCTTCTTTCAGGTCCTTTTTTATGCCGCTGATCATGTTGTTTAAGCGCCGGCGCGCCCTATTGAAGACCTCGGAAAGTATCTTCGTCTCATCATTTTTCCTGAAGGATATATCAAAGCTTAAATCGCCGTCTCCCATCTTCTCCAGTGAACTCTCAATTTTATAAAGAGGGCCCGCTATGCGATGCGAGATAAAAAGCACTATGATGATGGTAGTCACTCCTACCAGCGCTATAGATACAAGGCCGCTTAGAATAAGCCCGGGCATTATAAATTCCGTGCTCGGTTTTATTACAATCCTCGAATTTTCAAAAACGGTGATCACGCTCTGACTTAAAAATAGATATATCACCGAAGCCGATATCAAAGCAGTAAGCGCTACCAATGCGCAGAACTTCAGGATAAATTTCGCCTGGAATTCCTTCTTTATAAAATAATTTTTGCGTCTATTTTCCATGTCAGCACCTCCGATTTTTGCGTGCAAAAATCGTCCTGACCCCGCCATGGCGGGGGAAGGACTTCTACTTAAGTTAGTTTAATGTATCGAACACCTTCTCATCTATTTTTATTCGCGATTTTGAGCGCAGCGAATCTATCCATCCCTCCATCGCCTCTCCCTCTTTCACCGTGCGTATATTTTTTATTATTTCGTCTTTAAGAGGGGCAAGAGGCCCTGTCTCATTCGGTGTAATCTCATCTATAATGACTAAGGCCCACTTTCCGCTTAACTTTGTTACACCTTTTCCTTTTTTGGCATCTATGTCAAATACGGCATATTCTACTGAGGTCTTATCTTCGCCCAAAATATACCAGCTCGAAGGAATCACAGCATCAATAGAGTGTTTCTGCGGCTCATTCTTCCACGCCAAAAGAGCGGCTTCATTTTGCCCCAGCGCTTTCCGCGCCGACCTCTCGTCGGAAAATACTATGACCCTCGCTTTTATTTTATTCTGCATACTATCGTAGTAGCGCTTTATATCATCTTCGTATACAACGGTCTTCTGAGTTATTTCGTCGCTTTTATTGACCAAAAGATTTTTAAGAAGCGCCTGCTCCCAATAGAGCTCTATCGTCTTCATAAAGGCCTTCTCCTTATCAAGGCCCTTTTTGACTGCTTCCTGTATAAGAACTTCTTTCGTAATGAGCGCGTCCAGCATCTCTTTTTTTGTAATAGGTATCTCGCCGGTCATCCTGCCCATCCTTAAGACTTCACTTGATTCGTAATTAAAATCTTCGACGCTCATTTCGTAATCGTTTATGCGCGCAAGCACTCTTTCTTCGCCTTTTTTGACCGCGCAGCCGCTTATAAAAAATATCGCCAGAATAAGTAGACATATACGCAATTTCATGTGTAGCCTCCGAATTTTCCCGCTATTTAATGTTTAAAAATTCATCCCGAGCAAGCGAACTCGCACTTCGTATATACGAGCGCGTCGAGGGACTACCTTTAAAATCCTATACTGCCTTAATAACTATAACCGTTATATCATCATGCTGGGGCGCGCCCTTTGAAAATATTTCTATCGCAGTCAGCACTTTTGACATTATATCTAAGGCGCCCAATCCGTAATTGGCCAACAGGATATCTTTAACGCGATTCAGTCCGAACTCTTTTCGGTTCTTATCCATCGCCTCCGAAACACCGTCCGAGTACAAAAAGAGTATATCGCCCTTCTCCATAGGCACTTGTTTATTATAGAAGTCTATGCCTTCCATCACACCTATAGGCATTCCGCCTTCTGTATCTATCTCTTCTATTTTGCGGCTGTTATTAATAAAATGAATAATTGTATTATGCCCAGCGTTTGAAAACAGAAATTCTTTCGACTTAAGATCTATAGTGACATATTGCATGGTGATGAAGGATTTTTCCATGCCTTCCTTGGAAACGGCGTCGTTCAAAATCCGTAATGTTTCGGCCGGATCTTTATCGAAATGCGCTGTGGTCCTAAATTCGCTTATTGTACGCGCCATGTACAGCGCTGCCGGCACACCCTTTCCGGACACGTCGCCTATAACGACTCCGATCTTACCGTTTTCAAGCGTTATAAAATCATAAAGGTCCCCGCCTATATGCTTTGCCGGCAAACATCTGGCGGCGAATTCCAAAAATTGCACCTGGGGATAATTTTTAGGCAAAAAACTCTGTTGTATCGCCCTTGCTATAAGAAGCTCGTTTTCCAGCACCCTCTTTTCATACCTAATGGCGCTGTATTGGTTTGCCGTCAGGCCTACATATATAAATATTATGGCAACGAGCGGAGCAAAGCTATTTATCCAGAAATCTAAATAAGCAAACAGTACAAAAGCGGACACTGCATACGCAAAAAATACGGCCAGCATAATACCAAAATTCGTAAGTGCTTTCCTGCCTTTTCTTAATAACGCGCTTAACATACCGCCCAATAACAAAATAGTTAACATATTGGTTGATACGCCCGCGCGGCGCATAAAATTTCTTTTCAGAATATTACTTAAAGCGCTGGCGTGCACTCCTACCGCCGGATAGGCATTGGAAAATGGCATTATTCTTGAATCTATGGTCCCGGTCGCCGTATGTCCTATGAAGATTATTTTCCCTTTTAATTTATTTAAAATGACGGGCTCTTCGCCGTTTATCAGCCTGTTATAGTCCTGAATAACCTGCACGTAGGAATATCTTTCAAAGGTATTGATCGGGCCGCAGTAATTAATGACCATACTTGCCTTGGAGTCGACGGGTATGCGGATGGGATTGCCTACGACGGGCAATACAATAGAATTGGGCTCTACCTTAATATCTTTCGTATCTACGCCCAGATAATCGGAGGCAATCTGAAGGCTCAGGGCCGGATAAAGTTTTTCTCCAAACTCTATAAGTAGCGGAAGGTGGCGAGTTGCCCCATCAGGGTCGGAAGGCACATTCACTATGGAAATCCTTTTTGCCGAGTCAGCCAGTTCCGCAACCGGCAAAGTCACTGAAGACGCCTTTAAATATCTGTTTTTATCTTTAACCTTGCCGCCCACCGAGGGCATGCGTTTCAATACTAAATCTTCGGAAAGAGGCGCGGGAGGGGCATATTTTTCCAGGGAAAAATATGCGGCCAGATATACATTGCCTGTCTTTTCGGCAACCGCCGCAAATGTTCCGTCGTTTTCCGGGTCGGCTTCGGGAAAGAGTATATCAAAGATTACAACTGCCGGGCGTGCTTCGTCCAGAATATCCAGAAAGCTCGCGTGATGGCTCCTTGGCCAGGGCCACCTGCCGAGTATTTCCAGGCTATGATCTTCTATTTCGATGATAATTATCTTATCGGAGGGCGCCTCAAAACCGCGGATCCTAAACATCTCGTCAAGAGCTAAGAGTTCGTACTTTTCGAAAGAGCCTGCGAAGGACAGGCCGGCAATAATCAAGGCCATTATTATACCTAATCTGAAATCGCTGATCGCCCCTGAAGCCTTGCCGCCGGACTTTCTTTTAAAAGCGCTCTTTATCTTTTCTAAAATCCGCATATACTCCCTGAAAGTTACTGACTTAAGTATATCATAACAGCTTCCTGAAAGCAACCGCGAGCTGATTGACAATGAAAATATTAAGTGGTATTATAATACACTATGTTAAGCGCTATATGCGCATTACCTAAGGCTGTATTCAACACTGCGCTGGAGCTCGTATATCCCCGGTCCTGCTGCGTGTGTGCGCGTAGTATCGGGTCGTCCGAAAGCGTTTCTTTATGCGAAACATGCCATAAAAAGATAAGATATAATAAGCCTCTTTTTACGGCAAGCACAAGAAGGGCCGGCTATTATTTCGACCGGGTACATTCTGTGGCCGCTTATGAAGGCGTAATGCGCGAATGCATACATAAGTTCAAGTATAACGGTATGCTTTCTGTGGAGGGGCTCTTTGCGGAACTAATGACAGATTACGCCGGAAAATACATAGATAAAAATCTTTTTGATTTCATTATTCCCGTCCCGCTTTACAGGACAAAACTGCGGGAAAGATCTTTTAATCAGGCGGCTATATTGGCGTCTTCGGTCTCCCGTAAACTGAAAATACCCTGCATCAACAATAACCTTATAAGAATAAGGGCGGGAAAGCCGCAGATAGATCTGCCAAAAAGAGAACGCCTGAAAAACATTAAAGGCGCATTCAAACTGAAAAGGCCGGTTTTATTGAACGACAAATCCGTTTTACTTATAGATGATGTCTTTACCACCGGCGCCACCTTGAACGAATGTTCAAGAGTCCTTAAGCTTGCGGGTACAGGATATATAGAGGCATTTACGCTGGCTCAGGGCATGTAATGATCACGATAGGCAGGCAGGTTTTATGAGAATACTAAGAAACTATATACTGGTGGAAATGCTTCCATGGATGGCCATAGCCATTGTTATCATTACCTTTGCATTCCTGGTAGGCAATCTTGTAAAACTGGCCGATTTCGTCATCAATAAAGGCGTCGATCTAAGCTATGTGGGCCAGATATTCTTATTTTTGATACCCAAAGTTCTGAGCTTTAGCATTCCTATGGCCCTTTTGACAGCGACTATGCTTGCCTTTGGCAGATTATCCAGCGACAATGAGATCATCGCCATGCGCTCAACCGGCATAAACCTCTATAAGATCGCTTTGCCCGCGATAATGCTGGGGCTAATATTCAGCCTTCTTTCCGTGCCGCTTAACGACAAAATAGTACCGCGCACGCATTATAAGACGAGGATGCTCATAAAAGAACTTGGTATGCGCTCACCCGCGGCATACCTGGAAGCCGGCACTTTCATACGGGGATTTAAAGACTACATTCTATTCATATACGAGATCAAATACGCTAAAGACAGGACAATATTTAACAATGTCCGGATATATCAGCCGCAGAAAAATGCGCCCACAAGGACTATAATTGCTGCGGGCGGCGAGTTGATTCCCTTGCCCGAAAAGAATGCGGTTAAGTTAAAATTGACTAACGGCACTATAGAAGAGCCCAACCCCACAAACCCTAAAAACCTCTATAAGCTGAATTTCAAAACATATTATCTCACGCTTTTTGTGGATGACTCTACCATGCAGGAGAGCGGCAAAAAGACAAAAGAGATGACCTTTGCGGAACTCAAACGGAACGCCGCCGAACTTAAAAAATCCGGCATAGACGCGACGCCGGTTGAACGGCGCATACATAAAAGGATAGCCGATTCTTTCGCGCCTCTCGCCTTTGTCCTGATAGGCATACCTCTCGCCATAACTACGCGCAGGAGCGAAAAATCCATAGGATTCGGCATAAGCCTGGCGCTCATAGTAATTTATTGGCTGCTTGCGGCCGTCGGCCAGGTCTTTGTCACCAAGGACATACTTCCCGTATGGCTCGCTACGTGGTTCGGTAATATCGTTATCATGTCAATAGGGATTGCGATGCTTTATGTAACCGTAAGGAAATAGCGTGAAAATACTGCACAGGTATCTTTTAAATCATTTCATAGGGCCTTTTATTTTCTGCCTTCTGAGTTTTATATTCGTCTATATCGCCATAGACCTTTTTAATAACCTCAATGAAATGGTGGAGAGTCGCCTTGATATCATCACGGTATTTTATTATTACCTGAACCTTATCCCTTTCATATTTGTCCAGACAGCGCCCATTGCCGTTTTAGTCGCGATAATGTATTCTCTTGGAATATTCAACAGAAATAACGAGATACTCGCCATGCGTTCCAGCGGCATAAGCCTCCTTGATATACTTACCCCGCTCATTATGATGGGGCTTTTGATAAGCGTAGCGGCATTTCTGGTAAATGACAGGGTCGTTCCGACATCCAGCATGACCTCCGCCAGGATAAAAGACGAAAAAATGGAGAAAGTAAAGAACACAAAGAAACTTAAGAAAAAAGTAGAGATAGAACTGGAGAATATAGCGTTTCACGGAAAGAAAAACAGGATAATATACGCAAGGCGCTATTTTGTATTTCAGAAAAAGATAGTAGGACTTATAATATTCAACCAGGATAAAGAACAAAGTGTAACATCAAAGATAACCGCGTCGGAAGCAAGCTGGCAGAACGACAAATGGTACGGAAGAACAGTGGTATCTTTCAATCTTGACAAAACGGGTAGAATCGTAGGCGATCCGGATTTTTACGAAGAGGCGTATATAGACATAGAGGAGGATCCCGCCGACTTCAGGCAGCGTCAGAATCAGACTGAGTTTATGAGTTCGGCGGAACTTAAGAAATGTATAGGGTACCTTTCTTTCGTGGGGGGCACAACCGTAAGAAACCTAAAAGTGGATTTACACCAAAAATTCGCGCTTCCTTTCGCGAACCTGATTGT carries:
- a CDS encoding UvrB/UvrC motif-containing protein is translated as MLCDICGKNEATVHLTEIINEQMTKLHLCEECAKKKGAEMEEHFGLADLLAGLANLDTPVETMKDKKVKCSSCGMTYTDFKKIGRLGCGQCYETFKTYLAPLLKRIHGSEIHLGKAPGKKGKLTKSRKVDVEQLKRRLKRAIELEEFEEAAQLRDEIKKYEREEGKK
- a CDS encoding methyl-accepting chemotaxis protein, which produces MKPKIHARRKYLINKEIQLSYSWLLIVCVGLVILVFGLSLWYINKVHLDLFHQIVGEDALPKAYIDSIQNQFLIGIPITIVLVSLLLFGLGIYSSHKVAGPMYRIAKNMNLIGVENHIDTVQIRKRDQLRGLADAFNHMVHALKDRMYQDMRLIDQVRMKIAQLHTGLKGESVDIDKLSEQVKEIDKLAIEMKNRKQEE
- the ilvE gene encoding branched-chain-amino-acid transaminase, whose protein sequence is MGLKVYIDGKFYEKEDAKISVFDHGLLYGDGVFEGIRSYNRRVFKLDEHINRLYASAKTIMLDIPLSKKEMQDAVIATLKKNHMDNAYIRLIVTRGPGDLGLDPRKCKRPTVVVITDNIVLYPDKYYKNGLEIITVPTRRNIPEALNPKVKSLNYLNNILAKIEAANAGFEEAIMLNSDGYVLECTGDNIFIVKNGELLTPPTYLGALEGVTRDAVIGIAQAKSMRFSEKVMTRHSLFNAEECFLTGTAAEIIPVIKIDNRVIGSGAPGKVTAKLMDEFRKLTKKDGTKY
- a CDS encoding ABC transporter ATP-binding protein; protein product: MNDLMVRAKDLRKSFYNGKNRIDAVKGADIFIKNGESLFITGPSGTGKSTLLNILAGFEKPDKGEVILGGENIYRLSDKKRAVIRNEKIGFIFQFYHLLPEFTAAENVMLPALMHPKCVRVAAKKKAEELLAKVGLSMRLNHRPGEMSGGEQQRVAIARSLINSPKVLFCDEPTGNLDSKNSRAIYELLFGISKENGLTLAVVTHEAGFAASADRCLGIKDGLLV
- a CDS encoding ABC transporter permease; amino-acid sequence: MNWHFFVALRYFNTRSRESFISVISLISVLGVAVGVAALIIVIAVMSGFNSELKERIIGTTPHIFIEKEGGINPSDPAVKKVLSETKEVTGSSAFVAGQVLLKYGDNFTGAILNGIDEDTEQRVTNIKKYVEGPAPVLGAGGILIGNELAREMGLKPGDEVSLVSAVSGKPQSFEVAGIFNTGLYSFDVNNAFVNLAAAQKLFDTKSAVTAVTVRIKDVLKADAVKKEIASKLRYPYFVRNWMDLNKNLFGALLLEKIVMFALLALIVLVACFNIASMLIMRVMEKTKDIGILKAIGASNADVMSVFRIEGFLVGLIGTILGSAAGLLIVWLQKAYKLIKLPSDVYYIDALPVSINWHEPAMIAVAAILLSLAATVYPSLQAARLEVVEALRYE
- the lysS gene encoding lysine--tRNA ligase, which produces MSGIIKDRYAKLDSLIARGIDPFGGKFSASSRVKGILADFKIGEKATIAGRLMAKRKHGKSIFCDIRDETDKIQLYFNSDTLGIDKFDIIDSMLDIGDIIGARGELFKTRTNEPTIKVEDFTVLSKSLRPLPEKWHGLKDVETRYRQRYLDLIANPGVRKIFSTRSEIIKSIRSILDLKGYLEVETPMMQPMAGGASGKPFKTHHEALDMDLYLRIAPELYLKRLLVGGFEKVYEINKSFRNEGISIRHNPEFTMLEVYTAYSDCEGTMELTRELVTETAKKVLGKDKIEYQGKTIDLTKWEKVSFSEIMKTSYDINPDDDEKLWIKKLKAKGIEIEGKNIGRTQVANIIADLLTPKADHPVFVVDMFKDLCPLAKVKKDSPLLTDRFELFMGGMEIANAYSELNNPIEQKERFVEQREDGEIDEDFIRALEYGMPPAGGLGIGIDRLVMLLTDSPSIRDVILFPQLRKET
- a CDS encoding methyl-accepting chemotaxis protein codes for the protein MENRRKNYFIKKEFQAKFILKFCALVALTALISASVIYLFLSQSVITVFENSRIVIKPSTEFIMPGLILSGLVSIALVGVTTIIIVLFISHRIAGPLYKIESSLEKMGDGDLSFDISFRKNDETKILSEVFNRARRRLNNMISGIKKDLKEGRDVTERIEKFKLG
- a CDS encoding SurA N-terminal domain-containing protein codes for the protein MKLRICLLILAIFFISGCAVKKGEERVLARINDYEMSVEDFNYESSEVLRMGRMTGEIPITKKEMLDALITKEVLIQEAVKKGLDKEKAFMKTIELYWEQALLKNLLVNKSDEITQKTVVYEDDIKRYYDSMQNKIKARVIVFSDERSARKALGQNEAALLAWKNEPQKHSIDAVIPSSWYILGEDKTSVEYAVFDIDAKKGKGVTKLSGKWALVIIDEITPNETGPLAPLKDEIIKNIRTVKEGEAMEGWIDSLRSKSRIKIDEKVFDTLN
- a CDS encoding CHASE2 domain-containing protein; translation: MRILEKIKSAFKRKSGGKASGAISDFRLGIIMALIIAGLSFAGSFEKYELLALDEMFRIRGFEAPSDKIIIIEIEDHSLEILGRWPWPRSHHASFLDILDEARPAVVIFDILFPEADPENDGTFAAVAEKTGNVYLAAYFSLEKYAPPAPLSEDLVLKRMPSVGGKVKDKNRYLKASSVTLPVAELADSAKRISIVNVPSDPDGATRHLPLLIEFGEKLYPALSLQIASDYLGVDTKDIKVEPNSIVLPVVGNPIRIPVDSKASMVINYCGPINTFERYSYVQVIQDYNRLINGEEPVILNKLKGKIIFIGHTATGTIDSRIMPFSNAYPAVGVHASALSNILKRNFMRRAGVSTNMLTILLLGGMLSALLRKGRKALTNFGIMLAVFFAYAVSAFVLFAYLDFWINSFAPLVAIIFIYVGLTANQYSAIRYEKRVLENELLIARAIQQSFLPKNYPQVQFLEFAARCLPAKHIGGDLYDFITLENGKIGVVIGDVSGKGVPAALYMARTISEFRTTAHFDKDPAETLRILNDAVSKEGMEKSFITMQYVTIDLKSKEFLFSNAGHNTIIHFINNSRKIEEIDTEGGMPIGVMEGIDFYNKQVPMEKGDILFLYSDGVSEAMDKNRKEFGLNRVKDILLANYGLGALDIMSKVLTAIEIFSKGAPQHDDITVIVIKAV
- a CDS encoding ComF family protein, which encodes MAAYEGVMRECIHKFKYNGMLSVEGLFAELMTDYAGKYIDKNLFDFIIPVPLYRTKLRERSFNQAAILASSVSRKLKIPCINNNLIRIRAGKPQIDLPKRERLKNIKGAFKLKRPVLLNDKSVLLIDDVFTTGATLNECSRVLKLAGTGYIEAFTLAQGM